The nucleotide sequence CATGGGTAAGGGGACGCGGGGTTACCACCTTTCCAAGTGCAAGGGCAATCGAGTCTGCTTCGGGTTTACCTATCCATATGGGAAGAGTTTCATTACCCTGAATGCCCCTTAAGAGAAGTATATACATGCTACTCCTCGGGTCAAACAGCAAACCTTCAACCTTCATCTGTATTAGCATTTTATCCCTCGCATATTACACATAACCCAGCTCCTTCAAGGCACCTGTGTCAGCCCGCCAGTGTTCTTTTACCTTTACCCACAATTCAATAAATACCCGGGCTCCAAGGAGTCCTTCAATGTCTTTTCTTGCAGAGCTCCCGATGACCTTAAGTTTCGAACCACCTTTTCCTATTATAATACTTTTTTGACTTTTTCTTTCAACAAAAATATTTGCTTTGATAAATATAAGGGGTTTTTTCCCTTCTTCTGTTTTTCTTTCGGCCCATTCTTCTATCTCGACTGCCACGGAATATGGAACCTCTTGCTCTGTCTCTTCTATGACTTTCTCGCGGATTAGTTCTGCTACCATAAAGCGCTCTAACTGGTCAGTTACAATATCTTCAGGATAATACATGGGTCCTTCAGGCAGATATCTGATTATAGTTTTAAGGACATCATCAAGGCCGTCTTTTCTAAGTGAAGATACTGGAATTATCTCAGGGAATGGATAAATTTTTCTGTAGCCCTCGATAATCGGTAACAGTGCCTCTTTTTTTACAAGGTCTATTTTGTTTATGAGAAGGATTACAGGCTTATTTATTTCTTTAAGGGTTTCAATCACAAATCTGTCTCCAGCCCCCGGTGGTTCAGGTTCAACCATTAAAATAATAACATCAACCTCTTTATATGTATCAAGGGCTGTTTTGACCATTATCTCTCCGAGTTTGTGTTTTGGTTTATGTATCCCCGGTGTATCGAGGAATACTATCTGGGCGCTGGTGAGGTTTTTGACTCCTAAGATGCGGTTTCTTGTCGTCTGCGGTTTAGATGTTGTTATCGCAATTTTTTCGCCGAGGATGGAATTGAGGAAAGTGGATTTCCCGACATTGGGCCTCCCTATAATTGATACAAAACCAGAGAGAAAAATCTTACTCACTTAGAACTTACCGGAAATATCTCAAGGCCTCTTCAATTCTATCAAGCCCTTTCTTAATGTTCTCCATCGAGGTTGCATAGGATAATCTTATGTGGTTGTCATTGCCAAAGGCACTGCCCGGGACAACAGCAACTTTTGCCTCTTCCAGGAGATAGTTTGCCAGATCAGATGAAGAGCCGATGGTTTTGCCTTTAAAATTTTTACCGTAGAAGGACGATACCTTTGGAAAAGTGTAGAAGGCACCAACAGGCGTCAGGCAGGAGACATCAGGGATTTTATTAAACCGCTCGACCATATATCTACGCCTTCTGTCAAACTCTTCTACCATTTCCGGTATAAAGTCCTGCGGGCCTCTCAGGGCCTCGACTGCAGCTTTCTGTGCGATAGATGTGGGATTTGAAGTCGATTGACTCTGTATGTTTGTCATGGCCTTGATGATTTCTTTTGGCCCGGCGCAATAACCGATCCTCCAGCCTGTCATTGCATAAGATTTTGAAAGGCCGTTTACCACAATTGTCTTTTTCTTTAATTCAGGGCTCAGGGATGCAATACTGATGTGTTTAAACCCGTCATAAATAAGCTTTTCATATATCTCGTCTGAGATGATAGAAAAATCATATCTCAGTGCAATGTCTGCTATTGCTTCAAGGTTTTTCCTGTCATACGCAA is from Nitrospirota bacterium and encodes:
- the era gene encoding GTPase Era, whose amino-acid sequence is MSKIFLSGFVSIIGRPNVGKSTFLNSILGEKIAITTSKPQTTRNRILGVKNLTSAQIVFLDTPGIHKPKHKLGEIMVKTALDTYKEVDVIILMVEPEPPGAGDRFVIETLKEINKPVILLINKIDLVKKEALLPIIEGYRKIYPFPEIIPVSSLRKDGLDDVLKTIIRYLPEGPMYYPEDIVTDQLERFMVAELIREKVIEETEQEVPYSVAVEIEEWAERKTEEGKKPLIFIKANIFVERKSQKSIIIGKGGSKLKVIGSSARKDIEGLLGARVFIELWVKVKEHWRADTGALKELGYV
- a CDS encoding pyridoxal phosphate-dependent aminotransferase codes for the protein MKLSNRVNSIKPSPTLAIDAKAKALKASGVDIVNFGVGEPDFDTPANIKEAAIKAIKDGFTKYTPVGGIDELKAAIVEKFKRDNGLDYEKDEILVSCGAKHSLYNIAQAIFNNGDEVIIPAPYWVSYPDQVTLNDAIPVIVNTDEGNSFRLTPELLSKSITKKTRALILNSPSNPTGLAYDRKNLEAIADIALRYDFSIISDEIYEKLIYDGFKHISIASLSPELKKKTIVVNGLSKSYAMTGWRIGYCAGPKEIIKAMTNIQSQSTSNPTSIAQKAAVEALRGPQDFIPEMVEEFDRRRRYMVERFNKIPDVSCLTPVGAFYTFPKVSSFYGKNFKGKTIGSSSDLANYLLEEAKVAVVPGSAFGNDNHIRLSYATSMENIKKGLDRIEEALRYFR